The following nucleotide sequence is from Pasteurella multocida.
AATAATCGTCAAGATGGATAAGACGATATCGTCTTATCCATTAAGGAGTAAAACATGCTTATTTCTAAATATTTATTATGGCTCTGTAATAAGCTAGATCAAATATTCATTAAAGTAGGTTATTACGTTTCTTATATTTTTCTATTAGTTGTTATCATTGGTTTTTACGAGGTTGTTGCTCGGTATTTATTCTCTAGCCCAACACTTTGGGTTCATGAAGTAACAACATTTTTAATAAGTCTATCATTACTTTATGGTGGAGTAGCTTGTTACGCCAGTAATAAACATATTGCCATGACATTTATTAGACAAAAATTACCTAATAAGATCAAATGGTTACTAGAACTCTTAGTTGAAATACTTATTTTTATCTTCTTTATTTTGCTTAGTTACGGAGCATACTTATCAGCTAGAGAAGCATTATTTACTCCATCAGGAAAATTCAAAATGCAAACTTCTGGAAGTGTATTAGACATGCCATTTCCAGCAATTGAAAAAAGTTTCTTCTTTATTTCATGCCTCATCATTGTTGTTCTTTCAGTACTACATATATTCCGTCACATCTATA
It contains:
- a CDS encoding TRAP transporter small permease subunit, with the protein product MLISKYLLWLCNKLDQIFIKVGYYVSYIFLLVVIIGFYEVVARYLFSSPTLWVHEVTTFLISLSLLYGGVACYASNKHIAMTFIRQKLPNKIKWLLELLVEILIFIFFILLSYGAYLSAREALFTPSGKFKMQTSGSVLDMPFPAIEKSFFFISCLIIVVLSVLHIFRHIYTKYQEELS